ACGGTGCGGCCGATGAGCCTGCAGGAAACCGATACCGAGGGTAATCTTTGGTTTATCAGCAGCGACGCAAGCAACAAAAACTTCCAGATCGCAGAGGATAACCGCGTGCAGCTGCTTTTTATGAACAACAGCAATTCTGAGTATCTGTCTGTTTTTGGCAATGCCTATATCTACAAAGACAAAGCGACGATTGAAGATAAATGGAGCAACCTCGCCAGCGCGTGGTTTGAAGACGGAAAAGACGACCCGAACGTATCGATCATCCGTGTAGCGCCCGAAGACACTTATTATTGGGATACAAAAGCAGGAAAACTGGTTTCGCTGATTAGTTTTGCAGCCGCAGCAATTTCGGGAACCAAAACCGATAACAGCGACGGTGTGGAAGGTAAACTCAACATTTAAACTTTCCGCTTATTAAATTAAAAACTCTGCTTCAAACGATTTGAAGCAGAGTTTTTTTATGTGTCAGTTTGGTTTATTTAAGAACTTCGGCGAGAAATGTCTTCATTTCGTTCCACGATTTTTCGTCGGCTTCTTTGTTATACGCGATCGGAATGTTGAATTTTTTACCCGTTTCGGTAGCGGCCGGATTTGTAAAAGCGTGCAGCGCATTGGGGTAATCGATCAGTTTGTAAGTAATTTTGGCGCTGTCCATTTCTTTTCTGAAGGCTGCAATTTCGTTTTTCGAAACCATTGAATCGGCGGCGCCGTTCAGAACCAGAT
This window of the Flavobacteriaceae bacterium 3519-10 genome carries:
- a CDS encoding General stress protein — encoded protein: MSTENLNNTEALKKLKELSESARICMFCTDLTSLPITVRPMSLQETDTEGNLWFISSDASNKNFQIAEDNRVQLLFMNNSNSEYLSVFGNAYIYKDKATIEDKWSNLASAWFEDGKDDPNVSIIRVAPEDTYYWDTKAGKLVSLISFAAAAISGTKTDNSDGVEGKLNI